Genomic window (Branchiostoma lanceolatum isolate klBraLanc5 chromosome 13, klBraLanc5.hap2, whole genome shotgun sequence):
AGATTTATGTGAACAACTGCAGTCATGATAGACAAATGTACAAAAGAATATTGTTCCTTACAAAGTGAACAATGCAAACGTTGTATGTTACAGAGACTTTGAATTAAATATGCTGCTTGGAGTTCTGGGCTTGTGTTGTTACTATTTCAATATTAGCACCCCAGTGTAGCTAACTCTCTTTCTCTACTGCTCTCCCCCTGCCATCAACTCCGTTCaaattgtgtaatttttcacttTTGATAATTCATGTTAATTTTCTAATACATTGTAGCACAGAAGATTAAAATAATTTACTGACTGCAACTTTGTATCTTACTCtatcagaaagaaagaaatcctGCTTTTTTATCTATGACAGGAGGCTAAATTTTTCCTCTAAAACCTgcccatttatatatatatatatatatggccatTACTTTTGTCTTTAGTAGAAAACACAAGTTAAActtacaatctttattgacacaacaaaagtacagcaactttcgtaaggtctgaATAGTTGAGTACAATAGTGCGCTATAGAAGTGAAAAATATTAAAATGCAGTACcaatgttgtaagggattgcattcgtcatttcggatggtgacgtaaagccggcggccccgtgtatgagggagctttgggcgtaagcctcaagcgtcaaacctctgcacgtaaaaaaacccaacacacttatcgagaagagtaggggtgacccggtgtgcttggccaaaaaggCGAGCTGTGGCAaaaccgcattgcactaccactaactacttgaaaaagcattacgcttcacctcaattgaggatgactgctttaccccCCTTTACAAGCAGAATGGCAAACATCATGGTGCAGTCCTTCAATCAACTGCTAGAGGCCACTTTTGATCCATGTAAGTGGAACGAGGTCACTGACATGAAGAGGGTATGTGGAAAGACCAGTATATTATAACAAGCAAGCACTTACATGTAATAGTATGGTACATACAAAGGCCTATAACAGTTCTTGTCTGAAAGACAATCCCTTATTGACAATGTCACTTCACTCGTCTTCATTCAAATTCTGTTGAAAACTATCTTTACAGTATGAAAAGTATAAAATTGTACTTTGTGGTCTTTGTATGTACTGTACCTTAGCTACAGCCAGATGCTATAGTCTTTCCACTTGTGAATGTCCTTGATCAAGCCTGCAGGGTATGATGGGATAGCCACTTTAGATTGACCTTTCACCTGTctgaattctttattttttcttggaTCTAGGCTCAGCTTGAAGAATTCTGGCAATGGTTTTCTTAAAGTCCTTACTAAGAACATCTCGTCACAATCTGTTCTTTAGAGCCGATTTGTTGAAAGGCTCAGGGTGGGTTGAgaatgttgttgtccttgtttgacatttttttatttcaagatCTTAGCTAGTATTTTACTTTATCAGTATCTGAGCATAGGTATCTTGTCTTAATTAATATCGTCAACTTCGTACTCATTATAATCAGTATTCCATACTGTACTTGCGATTAGCCTTTGTGCATGTATTTGCAAATAAATGATATTATTTTGCTAGACTTGGACTCTAGGTGCTGCATTCCGTTGGGTTCAGGTTCATGCTGAAATTGTCTCTTGGTTTTATCACAAGGTGTGTTGAGAAGAACATTTGGCGCAAGATGACAGTCCGTCTGTATGAGGAAGCCGACCACGCCGAGTCTTATCAGAAATTCCGCCCGACTTATGGTCAAGAGCTGGCTGAGAAAATAGTggcatttgtgaaggaaaagGTGGTGTGGACTTTTCACAGTTGTAACCCATGatgtattgtgttgttttgaTGCTGTTTATTGTTATGATTGTACAAGTCACCAcatattatttttcttttggCAGATTCATATTAATGTTTCTCCCAACAATgaagttacaaaacaaaaagattaTTACTAAGATTGTAGTGTGCAAATTTCCACGATTTGTCATTTCACCAAGTTAACACAGATATGCTTTAAGTCTGATTTATCACTGACATGATTAAGATTTTGACGTAAAAAAGAAAGACTGGcatgactttaaaaaaaagtgcaTTCTCTGGGCCTTCTAAGGAATTACTTACTGCCCTTTATGCCTCCCGGCATGTAGGGCAGCCTTCTAAGGAATAAATGACCCTAATCGCTTCAGACAGGTATTTACTTAAATAAAGGTAGGTCAATGATGGCTAGAAGGTAGTTTTTCTGTGTTATATAAAAAATTTGAACATTGATAATTTTACCTATCAACACATATCATAACTGTTTAATTAGCATTTGCTAAGATGACTGCCTAACACCAATGACTATGCATTTTAACTAATTGTCATAATATTATTACACCTCCCAGAAAACTACATCTCTGAACCAAGCTGTCGACATCGGCTGTGGATCAGGCCAGAGTACAATAATCCTGGCGCCACACTTCCAGCAGGTCACCGGCATCGATATCAGCGAGGCTCagattgccatggcaacggcacaAAACAAGTTCAATAATGTccagtacaggtacatgtaccatcagCACTTTTCCTGAAAGAGAGTTGCAAAGCAAAAGGTGAACCATAGTACACAGTAATTACATGTATGGTTAGGAGAAAATAGCAGATAATGGTACAAAACAAAAGGATAGCACGAAGATGAACTTGCAGAGTTTGACTGACATCATCTGAACGTATCcatggaatactgtaaatgcattgaattttttaagtttgcatggttttaatttcgcagaagggagaaaatggagtgttggcggtggtttaagtttgcatttgagacaatagtagactaGGGGATAGGTGGGCAACaaaattttgcggtggttttaagttcaagaAACACTTCATTGAAATGtagtgatgataatgatgtacATTATTATGTCTGCCTGAGTGAAACAACTCTCATCTTTCATCTATTTGAATTCCAGAGTAGGTCATGCCGAGCACATTCCTCTTCCTGACTCCAGTGTAGATCTGGTCTCTTGTGGGACCTCAGCCCATTGGTTCGACTTTCCCAAATTCCATAAAGAGGTGGACCGGGTTCTGAGGCCGCTCGGCTGTCTGGCTGTCTACACTTATGGGATAAACTATCTCAGCTACAAGGACACCACTGCAGAACTGAATAGAATTTTTCTTGAGGTGAGCCATGATCCGTCTCAAAAACATAACAGTAACTGCTAACCacaattaacattaatccactggGTAAAATAAACCCGCCACTTCTccgagatctctagtgcagcaccccccccccaaagtatACAAACACGTGTCTTTTCCTGTTAGTCAAATTTTGCAGCTTTTCAAAAAACTGTTCTCTGTCACTTTCCCACAGTTTAAATATGACAGTCCCATTCGTGACCACTGGCATGAAAAGCGATGGCATATTGACGACAATTATCAACATATTCCAATGCCTTATAAAGGCAATGTCAGGTAAGGTCATACAAGAGTAATTGTGCAAGAGTTATAAGAGTGATAAGATACCATCTTCTTATAGTATTAACTTTAAAAGAAGACTGAAGATTTGTAGAGTTACATCCTTGTATTGTAACAAtggggttcaagcaccactaactgaccagtctaacgggtccggacctttttttattttttattttttttaatttagatttagcacatttgtggaagaattgacataacaggtgactatcaccttttcaagatgtcaacccagaccagactgtaaggtttggaccatcgcacactggggcatgcccctactctttttcgaaaggtgtggtgggttctttaacgtgcgcggggtatggctctccccaaatacgggacctccatttaacgtcctatcggagggacgtccctaaccgaagttaggtactcatttacacctgagtgagtgaagtgagggaatttgtgttaagtgcctttcccaagggcacaacgtccgggcacatgtccagacatgtctgggggtaagccgggttcgaactcgggttcccttttttgacggccgaatgttctagccgttatgccacacgacgccacccTTTTAGACAAGCAGTTCTGGCGTGCGGTCATCTTCTGAGGGGGgaaagcattttttttagaaactaGGATGACTTTCTCTTTGACattttagaatggaatatgcCTAATATGTGTATGTGACCTTCAGGGATGACTCCATGACTATAGAGGTGGACTACCCCTTGCCTGGGTACATCGGCTACCTGTCCACTTGGTCCGCGTACAGGGAGTACTGTAGGCACAACCCTGAGGACAAAGGTGCCATTCTACAGAAGCTACAGCAGAGGTactggtgcacaaaagtgccaTAGAAgcatttttttacttcgcttttgaACAGACAAGGACggcgtggcactgcactcaagtttttattacttatattaacagtgccacgtacagagaacaatgtacccatttctacacctgggtggagtgaggaaagtcgtgtaaagtgcctttcccttcAGCACCacatcggtggcgtcatggGATTCGAAGTTGCAATGTAGTCTTCTCTGTGGAATAGAAGATGGCAATACTGATGATAGTGGAATGAACAGATCTATCAATATTAGATGCAATTTCAGGATCTTAGAAGAAAAATATTCAGTTTCTATGGACAGAATTTAATCAGGATCTGTAAAAACTCTCCCTCGGATTGATCTATGTCTGTATGTCTTTATACTTAGAATGCTAGAAGAACTggaaaaatgaaatttaaacCGTACAAATACCACACTCTTCTCTCCTATACTCCTTCTCCAGGTTATATGAAGCCGTGAAGACCACCAAACCCCCAGAGGAAGTGATCCTTCATGTATCTTATCCTGTTGTCTTACTCATGGCCAGGAAACCACACATGGAGCAAACATCAGCTTAAagcaaggaaaggaaaggagagtgatctcgaaccagtttagctaaaATGAACTcgatgaacagatgagctaatcttccactggtcgtaacagagaagacagacgctatgtacagtatttacaggttcattgtaccggggaaattcccctagctcttttcgacaagcacaattaacagtggaccacggcttaacgtcccgttctaaggactgtgaccctttccagtagcgtgcatgtcgggtgagcgacacagccgggatcaaacctggggcttctagttccagaggcaagatcgctagccactggactacgcacgctacaaaaCCAAGGAAGCTGTAACCTCCTTGTATAAACATAGCATTGAGAATGATATTTCTCTTCATGCTTTTGCTATCTTGTCTGATCTTTAATAGTAAGATCAGATTCATTTTAACGTTATGGTGATTGATCATATAACTTGTAGAGTGACACAAGAATAGAGAAAGAATTTCAAAAGCTTCGGAATCCATTTTTAATGTTATGGACACTTTTATATTTGTGAGCTCTCCTTAAAACTGGTTTGTAGCCTCTGATTATCTTGGCACTTATACATCATAATGGaaacaatatgtacaatgtattaatcAATAATCAAACTTTTCCACAACTTGAATTCAAAATGTCGATCTGTATCataagtaccggtactgtaagTTTTATATTGCATATAATTATCGACCTGGCCAGTACTTAATGTCATGTCTTCTGTCTGTAATACTTGAAACTATATTCTGACTTAATAAAGTCTATCTCATTTCAAACACTTAAAATATGATTTTGCTAAAAACCTATATGGCAGCCTTTTTTCTATGTTAGATATCTGGGTTAAAAGGAAAAATATATTCcatattttttaaacaaaattatgATATGAATATTGAATTTCTACAAAGTTATGTCAAACTCCATTTTACCTTTGAGAATCAATTGATTACAAAATGATGTTACCCTTGTAATATAGTGTTGGCCccattaagtacatgtaatacatcaaTAAGTATGCAACAACTTTTGTTGGAACATTTGTTAACAGTCAATAATGTTATGTACAAAACAAGTAAAGCAAAAGATCTACATGCATtcaatcaaaatcatttgaacATGCAAATCATGTACCTCTACTTGTAGGGTTAGTTTCATTAGCAGCTATCTTTTTCAAACCACTTGCAgccttttgtcttttttttataagATATTGCAGGTAAGGTACAATATTAATGTAGCATTCATAGCAACCATTTTCCACATATCAACAGCAAAAATCATGAGGACAATCTATTCCTCAGATGAGTTATTTTCAGTTTTAGTTCAACTTTATACAGCAATAAGTAATATTATAATGTTTTTTACATCTTAAATATTTGACAATATATAACAGCTGCAAGCATAAAATTTCTGTATTGCATGTCATATTAAATAGCACCAATATCAAAAGAGTAATTCTTTGGAGAgccaaattatttttttctgcaatacaGAAATAACAGATATTTCCTTAAGGTGACAACTGCAAGAAAGTTGTCAGTCTATTACATAATCATGCTTTCTTGACAGTAAATAATTTATTGCAAAACAGGCTTAATTTCAGCTTTCTTTTCCTATCTTGCCTTAAATGGAGTAAATGAGTGCAATTCACAGAATGAACATCTTGTGGCTTATTTTCAGGCACTGATATCTGTCCCATTTTTTTATGAAGAGCTTGACCTTTATATACTGCTTATCTAGGCAGCAATCTGATAGAGAGCAGGCAGTGTTGTACTGTTAATCAGGCACGAGTATATGGCTAATAATGAACAGCATCATGTATTCCAATTTGTCAGGCACCTACATTGTATCTCAAACTGATAATGGACAGCCTCCAATACTGGTCCCCGCTAATCATCAGAAGTTGCTCGTGGTTGCCCTGTGTTGTACTGTTTATCGGGCACTAATATCTGGACAGTCTCGTGAGTAAGTTTTGTCGGGCACCTATCTCTGGCTGATGAGGGACAGCCTCCTGTACTGGCCGCCGTTGACTCTCAGTAGTTGCTCGTGCTTGCCCTCCTCGATCTTCTTCCCCTTGTTGATGACGACGATCTTGTCAGAGTCTTGGATGGTCGTCAAGCGGTGAGCGATGACGATGCACGTCCGCCCCTGGCTGGCTCTGTCCAGAGCTTC
Coding sequences:
- the LOC136446855 gene encoding putative methyltransferase DDB_G0268948, producing the protein MVFLKSLLRTSRHNLFFRADLLKGSGCVEKNIWRKMTVRLYEEADHAESYQKFRPTYGQELAEKIVAFVKEKKTTSLNQAVDIGCGSGQSTIILAPHFQQVTGIDISEAQIAMATAQNKFNNVQYRVGHAEHIPLPDSSVDLVSCGTSAHWFDFPKFHKEVDRVLRPLGCLAVYTYGINYLSYKDTTAELNRIFLEFKYDSPIRDHWHEKRWHIDDNYQHIPMPYKGNVRDDSMTIEVDYPLPGYIGYLSTWSAYREYCRHNPEDKGAILQKLQQRLYEAVKTTKPPEEVILHVSYPVVLLMARKPHMEQTSA